The Nasonia vitripennis strain AsymCx chromosome 5 unlocalized genomic scaffold, Nvit_psr_1.1 chr5_random0004, whole genome shotgun sequence genome includes a window with the following:
- the LOC116417886 gene encoding uncharacterized protein LOC116417886: protein MDEILSIRSGIAFDESIAHYEQDLCFLPSRSSIHICGKLQVKGGSAALAKTKFVNNAICHPFDKIRYEINAVEIDKSKNVGLSSIMKGLISFNLNQNDMLENAGWLGIQDNIKSVVDDKGNFDVVIPLSMILGTIASGVTTYEDYEVKVSKIEWLMPYVVASDKQQIQLLNFIGKDNPISMCFRSWELFEYPLLPSTTKHVWTVKTSNQLEKPRFVILGLHTKRISLRTANASRFDHSLVVIDCSRQNESPKSAPVDVCLEFEAKKDFPANTSAYCLILHDRIVQYNPISGDVKKLV, encoded by the exons atggacgaaattctaagcattcgaTCAGGTATCGCattcgatgagtctattgctcattacgaa CAAGATCTATGTTTCTTACCATCGCGCAGCTCTATCCATATATGTGGAAAGTTGCAAGTAAAAGGGGGATCAGCAGcacttgctaaaactaaatttgttAACAATGCCATTTGTCATCCGTTTGATAAAATTCGTTATGAGattaatgctgtggagatagataaaagtaaaaatgttggtcTGAGCAGTATTATGAAAggattgatttcatttaatttgaatcAGAATGATATGCTGGAGAATGCAGGCTGGCTTGGTATTCAAGACAATATCAAATCGGTCGTAGATGACAAGGGAAATTTTGACGTTGTGATTCCGCTGAGTATGATCTTGG GTACTATAGCATCTGGTGTAACTACTTATGAAGATTACGAAGTAAAAGTATCAAAGATAGAGTGGTTGATGCCATATGTTGttgcatctgataaacaacaaatccagctattgaatttcattggtaaaGATAATCCTATCTCCATGTGTTTCCGTTCTTGGGagttatttgaatatcctcttctcccAAGCACTACTAAACACGTCTGGACAGTGAAAACATCAAATCAATTGGAAAAACCTCGTTTTGTGATTCTTGGACTGCATACAAAGAGAATATCATTGAGAACTGCAAACGCCAGTCGATTTGACCATT CACTCgtagttattgactgttcacgacaaaacgaatctcCCAAGAGCGCTCCTGTCGATGTATGTCTGGAGTTTGAGGCTAAGAAAGATTTTCCTGCTAACACTTCAGCCTACTGTCTGATCTTACACGATCGCatcgttcagtacaatcctATTAGTGGAGATGTCAAGAAGCTCGTCTAA